GCCGAGTTGGCCTATGGGCGCGTAACGGAATATGCGGGGAATTACTCTTTTTATTTAGAAGAACGGGTGGTTCGGCGACAACTTCAGCAAGCGGCATTTGATAATCAACAAAAGGAAATCCGGGAAACAGAGCGATTTATCGAACGATTTCGCTACAAAGCGACGAAGGCACGTCAGGTGCAAAGCCGTGTTAAAGCGTTAGAAAAAATAGACTTAGTTATGGCACCCGATCAGGAAATGGCATCGGTATCTTTCCGGTTTCCGGTTCCTGAGGCTTCGGGGCGAATGGTGCTTAAAGTATCGCCCTTTTCTAAATCTTACCCACATCCAGAAGGAGGGGAAGTTTCTGTTTTTCGTAATGCTCCCGAACTAACCATTGAACGTGGGCACAAAATTGCCCTCATTGGTAAGAATGGCGCTGGAAAGAGTACCTTGGCCCGTATTTTATTGGGTAGTGAGGACTTTGACGGTACCCGCGAATTGGGATACAAAGTGGAGTTAACCTATTTTGCCCAGCACCAAGCCGAGAGCCTTAACCCCAAACGTACCATTTTAGAGTCGTTATACGAAGTGGCAAATGGGCAAACAGAAACCGAATTGCGGTCGTTACTGGGCGCTTTTCTTTTTACTGGCGATGATGTCCATAAACCCATTTCGGTACTTTCTGGTGGCGAACGGAGCCGGGTGGCCTTGGCCCGCACCCTTTTGAAACCCGCCAATTTTCTTATTCTGGACGAACCCACCAACCATTTAGACATTCAATCTATTACCGTACTGATTGAAGCGCTCCGGCAATATACAGGTACGTTTGTTGTGGTTTCGCATGACCGCCACTTTTTGGATCAACTGGTAAATCAGGTATGGTACGTCGCGGATGGGCATGTGCGAACGTTCATTGGTACCTATGCCGATTATCTCTGGAAGGTCCGTTCGGAGCAAGAGACAGCTGCGCAGGCCATGCCGCTCCCACAACGGACTACAACTGTCGAATCCGCTGAGGTAGCCAAGCCCACCATAAACCGGAAAGACCAAAAACGGGCAGAGGCCGAAGCTCGGAATGCGTTCTCCAAGCTGATGCGCGAGGTTAACGGCGATTATGCACGGCTAAACTGGGACATAATAGAGGCGCCATTTTTGTCTCGTCTGCTCGAAAAAATTGAAGCCGATATCGTCGAAGCCGAAGCAGAAGAACAACGATTGGCAGAACAACTGGCCGATCCAGGCCTCTATAACGATCTTTCTAACGTCCAATCTATTACCGAGGCCCAACAAATGGCTCAGAAAAAAGTGGCTACCCTATATGAATGGTGGGAAAAGGCATCGGAACGGATGGAGCATTGAAATGACCACAAAGACGTAAAACCCCACGCATGTGCTCAGAGAACAAAGTAAACTCCTGCAACAAGGGTTGTTTCTATTAGACTTGTTTTTAATTGCTTTAGGCTGGATACTTAGCTATTACCTGCGTTTCGATGTTCTTACATGGGGCAACTTGGCGCCACCACTATGGCGTCCCTTGTCGCGTTATATAGATTATCTGCCTGTCTTGCTGGGGGTCTGGGGTCTGGTTTTTATCGCCTCTGGCCTTTACCGACCGCGAGAAGTGGAGCGGTTTTATAGCATGGTGTACAGTGTGGGTCGTGCGGTGTTTTGGGGGATGGCGGTTGCCTTTATGGCCATGTTCCTATATCGGCAGTTTTCGTTTTCCCGGATTCACATGGTTTTATTCGGGGTAACCACTTCGGGGCTGATGGTGCTCTCGCGGGTACTGATTTATCGGATTGTGCATGGGGGCCGAAAACACGCCAAAAACCTGCGTCGGGTGTTAGTGGTGGGTGCGGGGAAAGTGGGACATGAAGTAGCCGAGGTATTGCAACAATACCCTTGGATGGGTTTTCAACTGGTGGGGTATTTAGACGACGAGGTGGAAGGGGAGGAAATTCGGGGCAAAACAGCGAGTATTGGTGCATTTTTGGACGAGGCCGAAAAACAAGGTAAACCGATTCATCAGGTCTATATCACCTTGCCGCTTCGTGCAGCCGACCGCATCGAAGCCCTATTATCTGAACTGTCTTCTCGCTTGGCACATGTCTATCTGGTTCCGGATATTTTCCGGTTCAATTTGCTAAATCATCGTATTTCGGACATGGGGGGATTGCCCATCATTCATTTGATAGATGAATCGCCCTTGGATATACGACGATTTATCAAGCGGTTGATAGACATAGTAGGTGCCGCCACCGCTATGCTCTTGCTCTCTCCTCTTTTGCTGGTGGTTGCGATAGGCGTCAAGATATCTTCCAGAGGCCCTATTTTTTATCGGCAAGATCGGATGGGGATGAACGGAGAGCACTTTAAAATGATTAAATTTCGTTCGATGCCTGTGAATGCGGAGCAAAGCAGTGGGCCTGTTTGGGCAAAGTCTGGCGAAAGCCGTGCAACCCCATTTGGTGCGTTTATTCGAAAAACGTCTTTAGATGAGCTACCCCAGTTTTGGAATGTCCTCATTGGCGAGATGAGTCTGGTGGGGCCGCGTCCGGAACGTCCCTTTTTTATTGATCAGTTCAAACAATATGTACCAGGCTATATGCTACGCCATAAAATGAAGGCTGGTTTAACCGGATGGGCGCAGGTGAATGGCTGGCGGGGCAATACGTCCATTGAAAAACGGATCGAGGCAGATTTATTCTATATCCAAAATTGGTCGCTCAAGTTAGACATTAAAATCATGCTGATGACGGTTTGGAAGGTGTTTCAAGATGAAAATGCGTATTAAATATGCCCTATAAAGCCGCATTTGTGGCATAGGGCCATTTTTGAAAAGCCCTTCTGGAAAAGCCGTTATGTCTTTTAAACCCAACGCCGGGTCTTGCGGCAGTATTCTTCATAGGCGAGGCCTTGTGTATGACGTAGCCATGCTTCTTCCAGCCGAACCTGTACGTGTATCGTGACAAAACCGGTACACAAGATCGCAAATGAAAGGGCATTTGGAAGGACAAAGAATAAGCCGAGGAGGGTAAAAAGCATACCAAGAAAAATGGGATTTCGCGAATGGGCAAAAACACCCGTTGTCACAAGATTGGTGTTGTTTTTTTCGTCAATCCCAATCCGCCAAGAGGAGGCCATTTGTTGCTGGGCCACAACGATCCAAATGAGGGAGGCAAACAAAAGGAACAATCCAAGAACCTGCATAATAGGTTTCCGGATATACCAAACCGGCAGGAGGTAGTCCACAGCAGGTGGGAAGAAGGCATAAAGGGCGCCCATACCTAAGAGCAGAATTAGCAGGAGCTTAAATATATTCCCCACAAAATCATGTGCATTGTCGCTTTTGCCAAAGGTGATGGGAAAAATGCCTGTTTGTTTCCATACGCGCCATGTGGGCAAGAAAAAGGTTAATCCGAACACAAGGATCAGATAAGCGAATAGGCTGTAATAGAGAACTGTTTTCATGGATACTCTGGATGAGGGAAACCCCGTATGTCATTGGGGTTCTGTATTATTGGGTCTTCCGGTAGGTTTGGCGCCAAGTAAATCAATTCTGAAAAATGGTTGTTTTTTTGCAATATACGATGTAGCTTTTGAAAAAAAAGTCATGGGTGTTCAGACTGTGCGGGAACGATTGGTGGAGCAGGCTAAAAAACGCCTTTCTCCGAATCTGCCCCGTCTTCAGATGTTCGGGATTGTATTGGTTACGGCCTTGTCTGGTTTTCTGGCTTCTTTTACCTTGTATAGAGGCTTGGGACTGATGCACATGGGGTACCGTTACCCATTGTCTATGCTGGTGGCCTATGGGGGGTTTTTACTTTGTGTGTGGCAATGGATTAAATACCAGCGTAGAAAAGCAGGTATCCAAGAAGAAAAAGCAACCAAAAGCGATTCTTCGGGAGATTGGTCTTTGGATTTGCCGCGTTTGGGTGGTTCTGGTGGCAGCACTGGCAGCGACTTTAAGCCGGGTGGAGGTGCTTTTGGCGGGGGCGGTGCTGGTGGTTCTTGGGCTTCGGGTGGTTCTGGTATTTCTCAACCGGAGGCACTTGCATATGTAGAGCCTTTGCCCAAAACAACTGGCAGCGGATGGTTTAGCGGAAAAGGTGGCAGTGGAGAAGCTGGTGGCAGTGGAATCGGTGGGATTGATTTGGAAGACGGTGCAGCCTTACTCATTATTGTTCTTATTGTGGGCGCTATTTTGGCGGCTTTCTCTTATATTATCTGGGCGGCCCCTGGCATTCTCGCGGAAGTTTTTGTGGATGGTGTGCTCGCATCTGCCCTTGCACGTGGTATCCGAGAGGAAGAAACCGGACATTGGCTTTGGACCGTATTTCGCAAAACGTGGTGGATATTGACCTTGTTGCTTGTTGTGCTGGGCTGGGGAGGTATGGTACTTCAGGAAGCGTTCCCACAGGCACATACCCTTTCACAGGTTTTGATGGTACTTGAATCCTGAGCACGTTTAACGCCTAAGCACTTCTCGTGAGCCTTTTACAAGAAGGATGGTTCCTTGGCTATGCAATGTTTTTAAGACTGGCTCAACACTTACTGGATATGAAATTACGATCTCTTCTGGCCGGCTTGTTGATAGGCGGCTTGTTTTTTGGCCGTACCATTGCCCAACCGCTCCAAAGTGGGTTTTACTATGCCGATGTGGTGTCTGATTCTACCCTTAGCCACGAGGGTCCGGAAGGAACGTTGTTTTTACGACCAACCCCTGTTTTGGTACAAAAACACATCAAACAGATTAAAATCAAAAAAGAATTTGGCTTTTGGGTGTTGGAAATTGTGCTCGATACAGAAGGACGTGCGGCCTTTTTTCATGCCACCCAAAACTGGGCAGGAAAAAAAATGGCAATAGTGGTGGATAACCGGGTTATTAGTGCGCCTATCGTCCAAGAAGCGATTGCTGGAGGAAGGGTACAGATATCGGGCAACTTCACTAAGGCCGAAGTCATGACCATTCGCGACCAGTTAAAACCTCCCAAACAAGATCCCTAAAAGGGCTTATGGAGGCGGAATACGATTGGGGTAATCGGTAATGATCCCATCTACCCCCTTTTTAATTAATTTCTTCATCCGCTTAGGGTCATTCACCGTCCAAGGGATCACCATTACATGGTCTCGGTGGGCACTGCGAATACTGCAAGTCCGCAGGGTTTGATGGTATGGGCTAAAAGCATATGGCCTAAAACCCAATCGCCAGCGGTTGATCCGGTATCCCCAAGCGTTGGCAGTGAGCATAGCCAAACGGAGGTTGGGATCTGTTTGGTGTAAGACCCGTAACGTCCGGAAGTCGAATGATTGAATGATGGTGCGGTCTTTCACCCCAGCCTGTGTAATCGTCTGATATACAATCTCGGCAACCGTTTGTGGGCCTGGTTGAAAAATACCCTCTCCGTTGGGTTCCATTTTGGTTTCTATATTGTACTGTGGGCGCGGGCGTCCGGTTTGGAGGGCATGTGCTTCGGCTGCGCGGAGGACTTCCAAGAGCAAGGGTTTATGGGCGGGTATCGCTATTTGCTCCGGAAAACGCGGATGTCCCTTTGCGCCACAATCGTATTGACGAATGCGGGCGTAGTCCATCTGGTGCAAATTATGACGTTTTGCCTCTTGTTCAGGAATGGGCGATCCATCTGGCTGGGTACAAATAAGTGGATTCATCCAAGGCTCGTGCGAGACCACCGCGAGGCCATCCGCCGAGATTACCACATCCATTTCAAGGGTCGTTACGCCCAAATCCAACGCCTTTAAAAAGCCTGGCAGGGTGTTTTCTGGCAGTAAACCCCGCGCACCGCGATGGCCTTGCCAGTCAAAATCTTGTGCCAGAACGAGGGGCATCATACACCAAAGTAAAAATATGGTCAGCCCATAAAGGCCAGCAGGTCTTCGGAGCATTTTTAGAGGAACGATACACACAAAGCGATGTAACAAAATACAAAATCCCAAAGAGAGTGTTTATAAGGTACGGTATTTATGTTCAACCTCTTCGATTCATTCTTGTGAAACAGCCTCGGAGGATCGGGCATAATACTTTTCAATACCGCCATATCCCGGAATTTGTTTTCCTGCTTTCGTTTTTGACAGGAAGTGACTCAGTCTTTTTTGGTACTCCTCTGGACGGGTTCTGGCATCTTCGATATACGCAAGTCGAATTCTTTTATATCCTTCTGAAAACTGTTCAAAATGTTCCCATGCTTCAGGTTCGTTTTGAAGGACTGCCATAAGGTCTTTAGGAAATACAAACGGTGTTTGGACAATAGCGGCCACTTTTTCTGTTATCTTTGAATGAATCAGCCCTTGTTCCCAAAGCCACTTCAAACGTTCGATATTGGGCTGAGAATAGGTGCTTTGGGGTCTTCTGGGCGTAAAACGCTGAATTTTTCGATCCTCATCAAGCGATCGGATGGTACTGTCTATCCAGCCAAAACACAACGCCTCCTCTACAGCATCATTGTAAGAAATGGCTGGTAACCCCGACTTCTTTTTGGGAAATACAACCCAGATTTCTTTTTCAATCTCAAAATTGGCTTGTAGCCACGCACGCCACTCCTCTCGGTGCGGAAAATAGACCATGTTTAGCTGTTCTACCATAGCGAAATTTGGTTATTTAGAGGAACATCTGCTCCGTTATGTACATCAAGAACGACCCTACGTGTTGGCAAAGCCAAGATAAACAATTATACTAACCTATTCCACTTGACCGTTTACTCTTGTTGTTCGGATAGGAGCAAGTGATAGTTAATCATATCCTACCTACATTCCCCACCTGTGGACGTTGTATTTTAGCATTTTTTGGGGCC
The sequence above is a segment of the Bacteroidetes Order II. bacterium genome. Coding sequences within it:
- a CDS encoding ABC-F family ATP-binding cassette domain-containing protein, translated to MIHLQHIHLSFGGQTVFKDLNWFIKANRRIGLIGPNGAGKSTLLRVITGEYRPDEGDISMSGQLTLGYLEQEVQEAAGNRTVLGEALEAFAHVFERERQIEALNEALLATTDHNDPAYFRKLERLERLQMELDAADAHNLPVRCAQVLNGLGFTEPDLHRPLATFSGGWRMRVALAKMLLRSPDVLLLDEPTNHLDIESIGWLEGYLKAYKGTVILVSHDRYFLDRMADTIAELAYGRVTEYAGNYSFYLEERVVRRQLQQAAFDNQQKEIRETERFIERFRYKATKARQVQSRVKALEKIDLVMAPDQEMASVSFRFPVPEASGRMVLKVSPFSKSYPHPEGGEVSVFRNAPELTIERGHKIALIGKNGAGKSTLARILLGSEDFDGTRELGYKVELTYFAQHQAESLNPKRTILESLYEVANGQTETELRSLLGAFLFTGDDVHKPISVLSGGERSRVALARTLLKPANFLILDEPTNHLDIQSITVLIEALRQYTGTFVVVSHDRHFLDQLVNQVWYVADGHVRTFIGTYADYLWKVRSEQETAAQAMPLPQRTTTVESAEVAKPTINRKDQKRAEAEARNAFSKLMREVNGDYARLNWDIIEAPFLSRLLEKIEADIVEAEAEEQRLAEQLADPGLYNDLSNVQSITEAQQMAQKKVATLYEWWEKASERMEH
- a CDS encoding undecaprenyl-phosphate glucose phosphotransferase — encoded protein: MLREQSKLLQQGLFLLDLFLIALGWILSYYLRFDVLTWGNLAPPLWRPLSRYIDYLPVLLGVWGLVFIASGLYRPREVERFYSMVYSVGRAVFWGMAVAFMAMFLYRQFSFSRIHMVLFGVTTSGLMVLSRVLIYRIVHGGRKHAKNLRRVLVVGAGKVGHEVAEVLQQYPWMGFQLVGYLDDEVEGEEIRGKTASIGAFLDEAEKQGKPIHQVYITLPLRAADRIEALLSELSSRLAHVYLVPDIFRFNLLNHRISDMGGLPIIHLIDESPLDIRRFIKRLIDIVGAATAMLLLSPLLLVVAIGVKISSRGPIFYRQDRMGMNGEHFKMIKFRSMPVNAEQSSGPVWAKSGESRATPFGAFIRKTSLDELPQFWNVLIGEMSLVGPRPERPFFIDQFKQYVPGYMLRHKMKAGLTGWAQVNGWRGNTSIEKRIEADLFYIQNWSLKLDIKIMLMTVWKVFQDENAY
- a CDS encoding isoprenylcysteine carboxylmethyltransferase family protein gives rise to the protein MKTVLYYSLFAYLILVFGLTFFLPTWRVWKQTGIFPITFGKSDNAHDFVGNIFKLLLILLLGMGALYAFFPPAVDYLLPVWYIRKPIMQVLGLFLLFASLIWIVVAQQQMASSWRIGIDEKNNTNLVTTGVFAHSRNPIFLGMLFTLLGLFFVLPNALSFAILCTGFVTIHVQVRLEEAWLRHTQGLAYEEYCRKTRRWV
- a CDS encoding glycerophosphodiester phosphodiesterase, with translation MLRRPAGLYGLTIFLLWCMMPLVLAQDFDWQGHRGARGLLPENTLPGFLKALDLGVTTLEMDVVISADGLAVVSHEPWMNPLICTQPDGSPIPEQEAKRHNLHQMDYARIRQYDCGAKGHPRFPEQIAIPAHKPLLLEVLRAAEAHALQTGRPRPQYNIETKMEPNGEGIFQPGPQTVAEIVYQTITQAGVKDRTIIQSFDFRTLRVLHQTDPNLRLAMLTANAWGYRINRWRLGFRPYAFSPYHQTLRTCSIRSAHRDHVMVIPWTVNDPKRMKKLIKKGVDGIITDYPNRIPPP
- a CDS encoding YdeI/OmpD-associated family protein, which translates into the protein MVEQLNMVYFPHREEWRAWLQANFEIEKEIWVVFPKKKSGLPAISYNDAVEEALCFGWIDSTIRSLDEDRKIQRFTPRRPQSTYSQPNIERLKWLWEQGLIHSKITEKVAAIVQTPFVFPKDLMAVLQNEPEAWEHFEQFSEGYKRIRLAYIEDARTRPEEYQKRLSHFLSKTKAGKQIPGYGGIEKYYARSSEAVSQE